The proteins below come from a single Stomoxys calcitrans chromosome 1, idStoCalc2.1, whole genome shotgun sequence genomic window:
- the LOC106084734 gene encoding uncharacterized protein LOC106084734: protein MTAFSKKVLICILFGVFVLLQNTMAQRPPFAGSRPPNGLNQKDKYNNNVVVVTQPEIQDRFGEGEAPISNQIPYGQPQRPPTGFVVTPVSVYTPINRPSTSTSGSSGSGFSAAATPNAENAGAVSFADRFGETDGSNAISGSASTTSTTPNPVHPLDAHGDQELINKLSKLPLDQQPFWFVNHKAIEAQRNSTVANIAPVQSSRGSFGG from the coding sequence ATGACAGCATTTAGCAAAAAAGTACTAATCTGCATTTTGTTCGGTGTATTCGTATTGCTGCAAAACACCATGGCTCAAAGACCCCCCTTTGCTGGTAGCCGCCCTCCAAACGGCCTGAATCAGAAGGATAAATATAACAACAACGTAGTGGTGGTGACACAACCAGAAATCCAAGATCGTTTTGGAGAAGGCGAAGCTCCCATCAGCAATCAAATACCCTATGGCCAGCCGCAAAGACCTCCAACAGGGTTTGTGGTAACTCCCGTATCGGTGTACACACCCATCAATAGACCATCAACATCGACAAGTGGTTCGAGTGGAAGTGGATTTTCTGCGGCAGCAACACCAAATGCCGAAAATGCAGGTGCAGTCTCATTTGCCGATCGCTTTGGCGAAACAGATGGCTCAAATGCGATCTCCGGTTCTGCATCAACCACTTCCACCACCCCAAATCCCGTGCACCCTCTGGATGCGCATGGCGATCAGGAATTGATCAACAAACTAAGCAAACTGCCCTTGGACCAGCAACCATTCTGGTTTGTTAACCACAAAGCCATTGAAGCTCAGCGCAATTCAACGGTAGCGAATATAGCCCCCGTGCAATCGTCCAGAGGATCATTCGGTGgttga